The following are encoded in a window of Clostridium thermarum genomic DNA:
- the rpoB gene encoding DNA-directed RNA polymerase subunit beta, with protein sequence MVHPVQVGKRTRMSFGKVKEVADMPNLIEVQLDSYKWFLDEGLQEVFDDVNPIMDYTGNLVLEFVGYKLDMDNIKYSVEECKERDATYAAPLKVKVRLYNKETGELKEQEVFMGDFPLMTEQGTFIINGAERVIVSQLVRSPGVYYSFAMDKSGKKLFSSTVIPNRGAWLEYETDSNEVIYVRIDKTRKLPITILARAMGIGSDQEIISFFGEEERLKATIEKDNTKTKEEALLEIYKRLRPGEPPTVDSAVALIDSLFFDAKRYDLSRVGRYKFNKKLALNLRIANQIAADDIMNPHTGEIFVQKGEKIDRDVAVQIQDAGINAVDIIVDDKRIKVIGNYFVNIHNVVPFDISDLNIREYVHYPTLKEILDNYDDEAIIKEEIRKNIHRLIPKHIIRDDIYATISYEIGLTYNIGNVDDIDHLGNRRLRSVGELLQNQFRIGLSRMERVVKERMTIQDQEGITPQVLINIRPVAAAIKEFFGSSQLSQFMDQTNPLSELTHKRRLSALGPGGLSRERAGFEVRDVHHSHYGRMCPIETPEGPNIGLINSLATYARVNEYGFIETPYRVVDKKTGVVTDKIKYFTADEEDHYLIAQSNEPVGEDGRFIDKRITVRYKEDVLVVAREDVDLMDVSPRQLVSVATAMIPFLENDDASRALMGSNMQRQAVPLLKPQAPIVGTGIEFKAAYDSGVLPKAKNSGVVTFVSANEIRIKRDSDGGIDVYRLLKFKRSNQGTCINQRPIVSKGERVIAGTILADGPSTDLGEIALGKNIRIGFITWEGYNYEDAMLISEELVRDDVFTSIHIEEYEAEARDTKLGPEEITRDIPNVGDDALKDIDERGIIRIGAEVRSGDILVGKVTPKGETELTAEERLLRAIFGEKAREVRDTSLRVPHGEAGIIVDVKVFTRENGDELPPGVNQLVRCYIAQKRKISVGDKMAGRHGNKGVISRVLPEEDMPFLPDGRPLQICLNPLGVPSRMNIGQVLEVHLGWAASKLGWHIATPVFDGATEDDIEECLRNAGYHIDGKTVLYDGRTGEPFDSRVTVGYMYILKLAHLVDDKIHARSTGPYSLVTQQPLGGKAQFGGQRFGEMEVWALEAYGAAHTLQEILTVKSDDVVGRVKTYEAIVKGENIPEPGVPESFKVLIKELQALCLNVKVLNDSNEEIKIKESVDEEMEDLEVNIEGTEELIPPTPTDDYLDNDEEIDEDIDIDYDELPLDDFQDELELDDFGDEH encoded by the coding sequence ATGGTACATCCTGTCCAAGTTGGAAAACGAACAAGAATGAGTTTCGGAAAAGTAAAAGAAGTGGCAGATATGCCAAATCTTATCGAAGTTCAGCTAGACTCATATAAATGGTTTCTAGATGAAGGGCTTCAAGAAGTATTTGACGACGTTAATCCAATAATGGATTACACCGGAAATCTCGTTCTGGAATTTGTTGGGTATAAGCTCGATATGGATAATATTAAGTATTCTGTTGAGGAATGCAAGGAAAGAGATGCAACTTATGCAGCTCCACTTAAGGTTAAAGTAAGGCTTTACAACAAAGAAACAGGAGAATTAAAAGAACAGGAAGTTTTTATGGGGGATTTCCCTCTCATGACAGAGCAGGGAACATTCATAATAAATGGTGCAGAAAGAGTAATAGTTAGCCAATTAGTAAGATCTCCCGGAGTTTACTATAGTTTTGCTATGGATAAGTCCGGCAAGAAGTTATTTTCCTCAACGGTTATACCAAACAGAGGAGCATGGCTTGAGTATGAAACAGATTCTAACGAAGTAATTTATGTTAGAATTGATAAGACAAGAAAACTACCTATTACTATTTTAGCAAGGGCAATGGGTATAGGAAGCGACCAGGAAATCATTAGCTTTTTTGGCGAAGAGGAGAGGCTAAAGGCGACAATAGAGAAGGACAATACAAAGACAAAAGAAGAAGCCTTACTTGAAATCTATAAGAGATTAAGGCCTGGTGAACCTCCAACTGTAGATAGTGCCGTAGCTTTAATAGATTCCCTATTTTTTGACGCTAAGCGTTATGATCTTTCAAGAGTAGGGCGCTACAAGTTTAATAAAAAGTTAGCATTAAACCTGAGAATAGCTAATCAAATAGCAGCAGATGACATAATGAATCCACATACAGGCGAGATCTTTGTTCAAAAAGGTGAAAAGATTGACAGAGATGTTGCTGTTCAAATTCAAGATGCTGGTATTAATGCTGTAGATATAATTGTAGATGACAAAAGGATTAAAGTAATTGGCAATTATTTTGTTAACATACATAACGTTGTACCGTTTGATATTAGCGACTTGAATATAAGAGAATATGTTCATTATCCTACTTTAAAAGAGATATTGGACAATTACGATGATGAAGCTATTATTAAGGAAGAAATAAGAAAGAATATTCATAGATTAATACCAAAGCATATAATTAGGGATGATATCTATGCAACAATCAGCTATGAAATAGGATTAACTTATAATATTGGTAATGTTGACGATATTGACCATCTTGGTAATAGAAGACTAAGATCTGTGGGAGAACTACTTCAGAACCAGTTTAGAATAGGTCTTTCAAGGATGGAAAGAGTTGTCAAAGAGAGAATGACTATACAGGATCAGGAAGGTATAACTCCTCAGGTTCTGATAAATATAAGACCTGTTGCAGCTGCTATCAAGGAATTCTTTGGTAGTTCACAGTTATCACAATTCATGGATCAGACAAATCCACTTTCAGAATTAACTCATAAGAGAAGATTATCTGCGCTAGGACCAGGTGGATTATCAAGAGAAAGAGCAGGATTTGAAGTAAGAGACGTTCACCATTCACATTATGGTAGAATGTGTCCTATAGAAACTCCTGAAGGACCTAATATAGGATTAATCAACTCCTTAGCTACATATGCGCGAGTAAATGAATATGGCTTTATTGAAACTCCATATAGGGTAGTAGATAAGAAGACCGGAGTTGTTACAGATAAAATTAAATACTTTACAGCTGACGAAGAAGACCATTATCTAATAGCTCAATCCAACGAACCAGTAGGGGAAGATGGAAGGTTTATAGATAAGAGAATTACAGTTAGATATAAGGAAGATGTTTTAGTAGTTGCCAGAGAAGATGTTGATTTAATGGATGTTTCTCCAAGACAGTTGGTTTCTGTGGCAACAGCTATGATTCCATTCTTGGAAAATGACGACGCTAGCCGTGCACTCATGGGTTCTAACATGCAGCGTCAGGCGGTTCCGCTTCTAAAACCACAGGCGCCAATTGTTGGTACCGGTATAGAGTTTAAAGCAGCATATGATTCTGGTGTTCTGCCAAAAGCTAAAAACAGTGGTGTAGTAACTTTTGTAAGTGCTAATGAAATTAGAATCAAGAGAGATTCAGATGGCGGTATAGATGTTTACAGGCTACTTAAGTTTAAAAGATCAAACCAAGGAACTTGTATAAATCAAAGGCCAATAGTAAGTAAAGGCGAGAGAGTTATTGCGGGAACAATACTTGCTGATGGACCTTCAACGGATTTAGGTGAAATAGCTCTTGGTAAAAACATAAGAATAGGCTTCATAACTTGGGAAGGTTATAACTATGAAGACGCTATGCTTATTTCTGAAGAGCTTGTAAGAGACGATGTCTTTACTTCAATTCATATAGAAGAATATGAGGCAGAGGCTAGAGATACCAAGCTAGGACCAGAAGAGATAACAAGAGATATTCCAAATGTTGGTGACGATGCGCTTAAGGACATCGATGAAAGAGGTATTATAAGAATTGGTGCAGAAGTTAGATCCGGAGATATACTTGTTGGGAAAGTGACTCCGAAGGGAGAAACTGAATTAACTGCCGAAGAAAGGCTTTTAAGGGCGATCTTTGGAGAAAAGGCAAGAGAAGTAAGAGATACTTCCTTGAGGGTTCCCCATGGTGAAGCCGGTATTATTGTAGATGTTAAAGTGTTTACAAGAGAAAATGGTGACGAGTTACCTCCTGGAGTTAATCAATTAGTAAGATGTTATATAGCACAGAAAAGAAAGATTTCTGTTGGAGATAAAATGGCTGGTAGACATGGTAATAAGGGTGTTATTTCCAGAGTGCTTCCGGAAGAAGATATGCCATTTTTACCAGATGGTAGACCGCTTCAGATATGTCTTAATCCGCTAGGTGTACCGTCCCGTATGAATATCGGGCAAGTTTTAGAGGTTCACCTTGGTTGGGCTGCAAGTAAGTTAGGTTGGCATATAGCCACTCCTGTATTTGACGGTGCAACTGAAGATGATATTGAAGAATGCCTAAGAAACGCCGGTTATCATATTGATGGTAAGACTGTCCTCTATGATGGAAGAACTGGAGAACCTTTTGATAGTAGAGTAACTGTTGGATATATGTATATATTAAAGCTGGCCCACCTTGTTGACGATAAGATACACGCAAGATCAACAGGTCCATACTCATTAGTAACTCAACAACCACTTGGAGGTAAAGCACAGTTTGGTGGCCAAAGATTCGGCGAAATGGAAGTTTGGGCACTGGAGGCCTATGGTGCTGCACATACTCTTCAAGAAATATTAACAGTTAAGTCTGATGATGTAGTGGGTAGAGTTAAAACGTACGAAGCTATAGTTAAGGGTGAAAACATTCCTGAGCCAGGTGTTCCAGAATCCTTTAAGGTATTAATTAAGGAACTTCAAGCTCTTTGTTTAAATGTTAAGGTTCTTAATGATTCTAATGAAGAAATTAAGATCAAAGAATCTGTAGATGAAGAGATGGAAGATCTGGAAGTTAATATTGAAGGAACTGAGGAACTTATACCACCTACGCCTACAGACGATTATCTTGATAACGATGAAGAAATCGACGAAGATATAGATATAGATTATGACGAACTTCCGTTGGATGATTTCCAGGACGAACTGGAGCTAGATGATTTTGGTGATGAACATTAA
- the rplL gene encoding 50S ribosomal protein L7/L12, translated as MTKAEIIQAIKEMTVLELNELVKACEEEFGVSAAAPVAVAGAAGAAAPAAEEKTEFDVILASAGSEKIKVIKVVRELTGLGLKEAKEVVDGAPKTLKEGASKEEAENIKAKLAEVGATVEIK; from the coding sequence ATGACAAAGGCAGAAATTATTCAAGCTATAAAAGAAATGACTGTTTTAGAATTAAATGAATTAGTAAAGGCATGTGAGGAAGAGTTCGGCGTTAGCGCAGCAGCCCCAGTAGCTGTAGCAGGTGCTGCAGGTGCAGCAGCTCCAGCAGCTGAAGAAAAGACTGAATTCGATGTAATACTAGCAAGCGCTGGTTCAGAAAAGATAAAGGTTATAAAAGTAGTTAGAGAATTAACTGGATTAGGATTAAAGGAAGCTAAGGAAGTAGTTGACGGAGCTCCTAAGACATTAAAAGAAGGCGCTTCAAAAGAAGAAGCTGAAAACATTAAGGCTAAACTTGCTGAAGTTGGCGCAACAGTAGAAATAAAATAG
- the rplJ gene encoding 50S ribosomal protein L10 has product MENKNRVIKEAKVAEIKEKLSKAQGVVLANYQGLTVEEDTELRKKLREAGVEYKVYKNTMVTLAAKEVGLDGVISYLEGPVSMAFSYDDATAPARVLNDFAKDHKKLELKAGIVENQIYGSEQIKAIAAIPSREVLISKLLGSFKAPLSNLAYLLNAISEKKENA; this is encoded by the coding sequence GTGGAAAACAAGAACAGAGTTATTAAAGAAGCTAAAGTTGCTGAGATAAAGGAAAAGTTATCTAAGGCTCAAGGTGTAGTACTTGCTAATTATCAAGGGCTAACAGTAGAGGAAGATACAGAATTAAGAAAGAAGTTAAGAGAAGCTGGTGTTGAATACAAAGTATATAAAAATACAATGGTTACATTAGCAGCTAAAGAGGTGGGTCTTGATGGAGTAATAAGCTATCTTGAAGGACCAGTTTCAATGGCTTTCAGCTATGATGATGCTACAGCTCCAGCTAGAGTATTAAATGATTTTGCTAAAGATCATAAGAAGCTAGAGTTAAAAGCAGGTATCGTTGAAAATCAGATTTATGGGTCTGAACAAATTAAAGCTATCGCTGCGATACCATCAAGAGAAGTTCTTATTTCAAAACTTCTTGGAAGCTTCAAGGCTCCATTATCAAATCTTGCATACTTATTAAATGCAATTAGTGAAAAGAAAGAAAACGCATAA
- the rplA gene encoding 50S ribosomal protein L1 produces the protein MGKNYIESAKLVDKSTLYSPAEAMELAVKTAKAKFDETIELAVRLGVDPRHADQQVRGAVVLPHGTGKTVRVLVFAKGDKAKEAEDAGADFVGAEELVDKIQKENWFGFDVVVATPDMMGVVGRLGRVLGPKGLMPNPKSGTVTFDVAKAIAEIKAGKVEYRVDKTSIVHVPLGKKSFGGEKLVDNFHTLMEALIKAKPAAAKGQYIKSVVVSSTMGPGVKINPIKVLE, from the coding sequence ATGGGAAAGAATTATATTGAAAGCGCAAAGCTTGTAGATAAGAGTACTTTATATTCTCCTGCTGAAGCGATGGAACTTGCTGTTAAGACTGCTAAGGCAAAGTTTGATGAAACTATAGAATTAGCAGTAAGACTAGGAGTGGATCCAAGACATGCAGATCAGCAGGTAAGAGGAGCTGTAGTGCTACCTCATGGAACAGGCAAAACTGTTAGAGTTTTAGTGTTTGCTAAGGGTGATAAGGCTAAAGAGGCAGAAGATGCAGGAGCAGATTTTGTTGGAGCTGAAGAGTTAGTTGACAAAATCCAAAAAGAAAACTGGTTTGGATTTGATGTAGTTGTAGCAACTCCAGATATGATGGGCGTTGTAGGTAGATTAGGTAGAGTACTTGGACCTAAGGGTTTAATGCCAAATCCAAAGTCTGGTACAGTTACATTTGATGTGGCTAAAGCTATAGCTGAAATTAAAGCTGGTAAGGTAGAGTACAGAGTAGATAAGACATCTATAGTACACGTACCACTAGGTAAGAAGTCATTCGGTGGAGAAAAGTTAGTTGATAACTTCCACACACTAATGGAAGCGCTTATCAAAGCTAAGCCAGCTGCAGCAAAAGGTCAATACATTAAATCTGTAGTTGTATCAAGCACAATGGGACCTGGAGTTAAGATTAACCCTATAAAGGTTCTTGAATAG
- the rplK gene encoding 50S ribosomal protein L11, with protein sequence MAKKVTGMIKLQLPAGKATPAPPVGPALGQHGVNIMGFCKEFNARTANQAGLIIPVVITVYQDRSFSFILKTPPAAVLLKKACGIESGSAVPNRTKVAKVTKAQLRQIAELKMPDLNAASVEAAMSMIAGTARSMGITVEE encoded by the coding sequence ATGGCTAAGAAAGTAACAGGAATGATAAAGCTTCAACTTCCTGCAGGAAAAGCAACTCCAGCTCCACCAGTTGGTCCAGCTCTTGGTCAACATGGTGTTAATATCATGGGATTCTGTAAGGAATTTAATGCAAGAACAGCTAATCAAGCAGGATTAATTATACCTGTTGTAATTACTGTTTATCAGGACAGATCTTTCAGTTTTATTCTTAAGACACCACCAGCTGCAGTTCTATTAAAGAAGGCTTGTGGAATTGAAAGTGGTTCTGCTGTACCTAACAGAACAAAGGTTGCAAAAGTTACAAAGGCTCAGTTAAGACAAATTGCTGAACTTAAGATGCCTGATTTAAATGCAGCATCAGTTGAGGCAGCGATGAGCATGATAGCTGGAACAGCTAGAAGCATGGGTATAACAGTAGAAGAATAA
- the nusG gene encoding transcription termination/antitermination protein NusG: MSERARWYVVHTYSGYENKVKANLEKTIENRNLHDLIHDVQVPMEEVVEEKDGKKKITQKKIFPGYVLVKMVMNDDSWYVVRNTRGVTGFVGPGSKPVPLTDDEVDSMGIVEKPVDIDLEVGETVKIISGPLENFVAIIKEINLEKHKAKALVDMFGRETPIEVDFNQIEKLD; this comes from the coding sequence ATGAGTGAAAGAGCTAGATGGTATGTTGTCCATACGTACTCTGGTTATGAAAACAAAGTAAAAGCCAATCTTGAAAAAACTATTGAAAATAGAAACTTACATGACTTAATCCATGACGTTCAGGTGCCAATGGAGGAAGTTGTGGAAGAAAAGGATGGCAAGAAAAAAATTACACAAAAGAAGATTTTTCCAGGGTATGTTTTAGTGAAAATGGTTATGAATGATGATTCCTGGTATGTAGTTAGAAATACTAGAGGTGTAACAGGATTTGTTGGTCCGGGATCAAAACCAGTACCATTGACCGATGATGAGGTTGATTCTATGGGTATAGTTGAAAAGCCAGTAGATATCGACTTGGAGGTTGGTGAAACGGTGAAGATTATTTCTGGACCGCTAGAGAACTTTGTCGCTATAATTAAAGAGATTAATCTCGAAAAGCACAAGGCAAAGGCATTGGTTGATATGTTCGGTAGGGAAACCCCTATTGAAGTGGATTTCAACCAAATTGAAAAACTCGATTAA
- the secE gene encoding preprotein translocase subunit SecE: MAVESRVKEKRKKSVLASITGVFRGFKAEAKRITWPTKKDVKKASITVFTLCAIYMVYVVVLDAGFKYLFNLILGIK, from the coding sequence ATGGCTGTGGAGAGTAGAGTAAAAGAGAAAAGGAAAAAAAGTGTATTGGCCTCAATCACAGGTGTTTTCAGAGGATTTAAGGCAGAAGCGAAAAGAATAACATGGCCAACAAAAAAAGATGTAAAGAAAGCGTCTATTACAGTGTTTACTTTATGTGCGATTTATATGGTATATGTGGTAGTTTTAGATGCTGGATTCAAGTATCTATTTAATTTAATACTTGGAATAAAGTAA
- the rpmG gene encoding 50S ribosomal protein L33, with protein MRVKITLACTECKQRNYNSMKNKKNDPDRLEMRKYCKFCHKHTAHKETK; from the coding sequence GTGAGAGTTAAGATTACATTGGCCTGCACTGAATGCAAGCAAAGAAATTACAATTCTATGAAGAACAAGAAAAATGATCCTGATAGATTGGAAATGAGAAAGTACTGCAAGTTTTGCCACAAGCATACAGCTCATAAAGAGACAAAGTAA
- the tuf gene encoding elongation factor Tu — protein sequence MAKAKFERSKPHVNIGTIGHVDHGKTTLTAAITTVLANKGYAQATKYDEIDKAPEEKERGITINTAHVEYQTDNRHYAHVDCPGHADYVKNMITGAAQMDGAILVCSAADGPMPQTREHILLASRVGVDYIVVFLNKADMVDDPELLELVEMEVRDLLSEYKFPGDEIPVVTGSALRALENPTDPEATKCIEELMAAVDSYIPTPQRATDKPFLMPVEDVFTITGRGTVATGRVERGVLHVGDEVEIVGLSEEKKKTVCTGVEMFRKLLDEAQAGDNIGALLRGIQRSEIERGQVLAKPNTVQPHKKFVGQVYVLKKEEGGRHTPFFDGYRPQFYFRTTDVTGTIKLPEGMEMVMPGDHIDMTVELITPVAMDEGLRFAIREGGRTVGSGVVTKIIE from the coding sequence ATGGCAAAGGCAAAATTTGAAAGAAGCAAACCACATGTTAACATTGGAACAATCGGTCACGTAGACCATGGTAAGACAACATTAACAGCAGCTATTACAACAGTATTAGCAAACAAGGGATATGCACAGGCAACAAAGTATGACGAAATAGATAAGGCACCAGAAGAAAAAGAAAGAGGAATCACAATCAACACAGCACACGTTGAATATCAAACAGACAACAGACACTATGCACACGTTGACTGTCCAGGACACGCTGACTATGTAAAGAACATGATTACAGGAGCAGCACAGATGGACGGTGCTATACTAGTATGTAGTGCAGCAGACGGTCCAATGCCACAGACAAGAGAACATATATTACTTGCATCAAGAGTAGGTGTTGACTATATAGTAGTATTCTTAAACAAGGCAGATATGGTAGACGATCCAGAACTACTTGAATTAGTAGAAATGGAAGTTAGAGACTTGTTAAGTGAATACAAGTTCCCAGGAGATGAAATACCGGTAGTAACTGGATCAGCATTAAGAGCATTAGAAAACCCAACAGATCCAGAAGCTACAAAGTGCATAGAAGAGTTAATGGCAGCAGTAGATAGCTACATTCCAACACCACAGAGAGCAACAGATAAGCCATTCTTAATGCCAGTAGAAGATGTATTCACAATCACTGGTAGAGGAACAGTTGCAACAGGAAGAGTTGAAAGAGGAGTACTGCACGTAGGTGACGAAGTAGAAATAGTAGGACTCAGCGAAGAAAAGAAGAAGACAGTTTGTACAGGAGTAGAAATGTTCAGAAAGCTACTTGATGAAGCACAAGCTGGAGATAACATAGGAGCATTATTAAGAGGTATACAGAGAAGTGAAATCGAAAGAGGTCAGGTTCTAGCAAAGCCAAATACAGTACAGCCACACAAGAAATTCGTAGGTCAAGTATACGTATTAAAGAAAGAAGAAGGTGGAAGACATACACCATTCTTTGATGGATACAGACCACAGTTCTACTTCAGAACAACAGACGTTACAGGAACAATCAAACTTCCAGAAGGAATGGAAATGGTTATGCCAGGAGACCACATCGACATGACTGTTGAATTAATTACTCCAGTAGCAATGGATGAAGGATTAAGATTTGCTATAAGAGAAGGCGGAAGAACAGTAGGTTCAGGTGTTGTTACTAAGATAATAGAGTAA
- the sigH gene encoding RNA polymerase sporulation sigma factor SigH, with protein sequence MRGRCLKTFTNFGDKLDEEVVIEAKKGDVRAQEYLINKYQNFVKAKAKSYFLIGADKEDIYQEGMIGLYKAIRDFKPDKLSSFKAFAELCVTRQIITAIKTATRQKHIPLNTYVSLNKPIYDEESDRTLLDVLSSLKVSDPEELIISKEEMSHIETEIGEVLSDLEMEVLMSYLDGKSYQEIACDLDRHAKSIDNALQRVKRKLEKCLTNR encoded by the coding sequence ATGCGGGGAAGGTGCTTAAAAACGTTTACAAACTTTGGTGACAAACTTGACGAAGAAGTGGTAATAGAGGCGAAAAAAGGTGATGTCAGAGCACAGGAATATTTGATTAATAAATATCAAAACTTTGTAAAAGCGAAAGCTAAATCTTACTTTCTTATAGGGGCAGACAAAGAAGATATATATCAAGAAGGTATGATAGGGCTTTATAAAGCTATAAGAGATTTCAAACCTGACAAGCTATCTTCCTTTAAGGCTTTTGCGGAGCTATGTGTTACTAGACAAATAATAACCGCAATAAAAACAGCAACCCGTCAAAAACATATACCTCTTAATACATATGTTTCATTGAATAAACCTATTTATGATGAGGAATCTGATAGGACATTATTGGACGTACTGTCTAGTTTAAAGGTATCTGACCCGGAAGAATTGATTATAAGCAAAGAAGAGATGAGTCATATTGAAACAGAAATCGGAGAGGTGCTCTCTGATTTGGAAATGGAAGTGCTCATGTCATATCTTGATGGTAAGTCATATCAAGAAATCGCCTGTGATCTTGATAGGCATGCTAAATCCATAGATAATGCACTGCAGAGAGTAAAAAGAAAATTAGAAAAATGTTTAACTAATAGATAA
- the rlmB gene encoding 23S rRNA (guanosine(2251)-2'-O)-methyltransferase RlmB produces MTKGPNKKDDARDRRETRNLKDSRERSDFKRERSHSRAVEENNVVIREDLIEGRNAVIEALRGGRTIEQILLAKGDLEGAVNVILALAKEKGIVVKEVDRRKLDAMSSTGSHQGVIAQTTPYSYCELEDILQYAKEKREDPFIVLLDEIEDPHNLGSIIRTAEVCGAHGIVIPKRRNVGVTASVYKSSVGAVEYVKIAKVTNINTAIENLKESGVWVYGADMDGEEFCYQTSFKGAVALVIGSEGRGISRLTKEKCDKIIKIPMKGNVNSLNASVAAGIIMYEVLKSRL; encoded by the coding sequence ATGACCAAAGGACCAAATAAAAAAGATGACGCCAGAGATAGAAGAGAAACTAGGAATCTTAAGGATAGTAGAGAAAGGTCGGATTTTAAAAGGGAAAGATCACATTCCAGAGCTGTTGAGGAGAATAATGTTGTTATAAGAGAAGATTTAATTGAAGGTAGAAATGCGGTAATAGAGGCCCTTAGAGGTGGCAGAACCATTGAACAGATACTGTTGGCTAAAGGGGATTTAGAGGGCGCAGTAAATGTAATATTGGCGCTGGCTAAAGAGAAGGGCATAGTTGTAAAAGAGGTAGACAGAAGAAAACTGGATGCAATGTCTTCCACAGGAAGTCACCAAGGTGTAATAGCTCAAACAACACCCTATAGTTACTGTGAATTGGAGGATATACTTCAATATGCCAAAGAAAAGAGAGAGGATCCGTTTATTGTTTTATTAGATGAAATAGAAGATCCTCATAATTTAGGGTCAATAATTAGAACCGCTGAAGTTTGTGGTGCCCATGGAATAGTAATTCCTAAAAGAAGAAATGTAGGAGTCACGGCTTCTGTTTACAAGTCAAGCGTAGGGGCGGTAGAATATGTTAAAATTGCGAAGGTTACAAACATCAATACTGCAATTGAGAATTTAAAAGAGAGCGGGGTTTGGGTATATGGTGCTGACATGGATGGGGAAGAGTTTTGCTATCAGACATCTTTCAAAGGAGCTGTTGCATTAGTTATAGGCAGTGAGGGAAGAGGTATATCCAGACTTACTAAGGAAAAATGCGATAAGATTATTAAGATACCGATGAAAGGTAATGTAAACTCATTGAATGCGTCAGTGGCAGCTGGAATAATCATGTATGAAGTGTTAAAAAGCAGACTATAG
- a CDS encoding Mini-ribonuclease 3, giving the protein MIFSYTGRKFTIDEARRMNSLALAYIGDAVFEVMVREHLLINNTNLSAHKLHVKAISYVKASSQCAFVRKLEEHFTEEEMQVFKKGRNAKSPTMPKNTSVSDYRTATGFEALLGYLYITAQIDRLELFMNIIFNDKKVTKE; this is encoded by the coding sequence ATGATTTTTAGCTATACAGGGAGAAAGTTCACAATAGATGAAGCCAGAAGGATGAACAGTCTGGCATTAGCATATATAGGAGACGCCGTTTTTGAGGTGATGGTAAGAGAACACCTGTTGATAAATAATACTAATTTATCTGCCCACAAGTTGCATGTGAAGGCTATCTCCTATGTGAAGGCTAGTTCACAATGTGCTTTTGTCAGAAAATTGGAAGAGCATTTCACTGAAGAAGAAATGCAAGTTTTTAAAAAAGGGCGGAATGCAAAATCACCTACTATGCCCAAAAATACCAGCGTATCAGATTATAGAACAGCTACAGGTTTTGAGGCTTTGCTAGGATATTTATACATAACAGCGCAAATTGATAGACTTGAGCTATTTATGAACATAATATTTAATGATAAAAAAGTTACTAAGGAGTGA